A DNA window from Prochlorococcus marinus XMU1406 contains the following coding sequences:
- a CDS encoding NAD(P)H dehydrogenase subunit NdhS: MELSTKPILPGAFVVVKDTNSIYRGYKGFVQRVTKKRAAVLFEGGNWDKLITFQLTNLEIV, from the coding sequence ATGGAATTATCTACTAAACCTATACTCCCTGGGGCTTTTGTTGTTGTAAAAGACACTAACTCTATATACAGAGGATATAAAGGGTTTGTACAAAGAGTTACAAAAAAAAGAGCAGCCGTTCTGTTTGAAGGGGGTAATTGGGATAAACTCATAACTTTTCAGCTAACGAATTTAGAAATAGTATAA
- a CDS encoding ribonuclease III family protein produces MTYIINTKRINQITTFLKSLNIKSKRFSEIIRNQNPSVIQDFNKAFVHSSEDKIINYEKLEFFGDAVLRLAASAFIEQKYPQMSVGERSELRAQIVSDEWLTRLGEKIDIEKLIIKGPKALGDENSKNTIIGESTEALIGALYKCFNSIKEVNLWLDDIWEEDSEIFLKAPYKFKSKTVLQEWCQSKGFDLPVYKILEVSKKNGDPKRFSCDIFIEGLKESSAFGKSHKQAETNAARVLIEKFITIGKI; encoded by the coding sequence ATGACATATATAATTAATACAAAGAGAATTAATCAAATAACTACTTTTTTAAAATCTTTAAATATTAAATCAAAAAGATTTTCGGAAATAATTAGAAATCAAAATCCTTCAGTAATTCAAGATTTTAATAAAGCATTTGTCCATTCCTCAGAGGACAAAATAATCAATTACGAAAAACTAGAATTTTTCGGAGATGCAGTCCTCAGATTAGCTGCTTCTGCTTTTATTGAACAAAAATATCCTCAAATGAGTGTAGGAGAAAGATCAGAGCTAAGAGCACAAATTGTAAGTGATGAATGGTTAACTAGATTAGGGGAAAAAATTGATATAGAGAAATTAATAATTAAAGGACCTAAAGCTCTTGGGGATGAAAATTCAAAAAATACTATTATTGGTGAATCAACAGAAGCTTTAATCGGTGCTCTTTACAAGTGCTTTAATTCAATTAAAGAAGTAAATCTTTGGTTAGATGATATTTGGGAAGAAGATTCAGAAATATTTTTAAAAGCTCCATATAAATTCAAATCTAAGACAGTATTGCAAGAGTGGTGTCAAAGTAAGGGTTTTGATTTGCCAGTCTACAAAATACTTGAAGTCTCTAAGAAAAATGGAGACCCTAAAAGGTTTTCTTGCGACATATTTATCGAAGGATTAAAAGAATCATCTGCATTCGGCAAATCCCATAAACAAGCTGAAACCAATGCAGCTAGAGTGTTGATAGAAAAATTTATAACTATAGGTAAAATCTAA
- the acpP gene encoding acyl carrier protein, with translation MSQEILEKVCSIVSEQLSVEAGEVKSDSNFQNDLGADSLDTVELVMALEEAFDIEIPDEAAEGIATVGDAVKFIEEKKG, from the coding sequence ATGTCACAAGAAATCCTCGAAAAAGTTTGTTCTATTGTTTCAGAACAATTAAGTGTTGAAGCAGGAGAAGTCAAATCAGATTCAAATTTCCAAAATGATTTAGGTGCAGATTCTCTTGATACCGTTGAATTAGTAATGGCTCTTGAAGAAGCATTTGATATTGAAATCCCTGATGAAGCAGCAGAAGGAATAGCAACTGTTGGCGATGCAGTAAAATTCATCGAAGAAAAAAAAGGGTAG
- a CDS encoding glycogen/starch/alpha-glucan phosphorylase, producing MANPMNSNKPFDLRLPTPGCYLDPEKAGMDSDAVFQGMTAHLFYTLGKLATSASSHDLYMALSYAVKDRLMTRYLASQEVIRKKPQKTVAYLSAEFLIGPQLSNNLLNLGITKEAEDALKRFGVESLSTILEVEEEPGLGNGGLGRLAACYMESLASLQVPAVGYGIRYEFGIFNQLIRDGWQVEVTDKWLKGGWPWELPQPDESCFVGFGGRTESYRDDKGNYRSRWIPSEHAIGVPHDVPVLGYRVNTCDRLRLWRADATESFDFYAFNIGDYYGAVEEKVASETLSKVLYPNDGTDEGRRLRLKQQHFFVSCSLQDMLRSLEKRSIPITEFPKHWTVQLNDTHPAIAVAELMRLLIDQYQIGWDKAWNITTSSVAYTNHTLLPEALEKWDLGLFNDLLPRHLEIIYEINWRFLQQLRLRYPGDDKILQKLSIIDEEGSKSVRMAHLATIGAHHINGVAALHSDLIKRQLLPEFAALWPEKFTNVTNGVTPRRWVALSNPSLSNLLEEEVGPNWITNMELLKKLEEKKDDNNFLQKFEETKLEGKRKLASFIHSKTGILVDPSSLFDVQVKRIHQYKRQHLNALQIIAQYLRIKNGINKFEVPRTIIFGGKAAPGYFMAKLMIRFINGIADVVNSDPDMDGLLRVVFLPDYNVKLGEIVYPATDLSEQISTAGKEASGTGNMKFAMNGALTIGTLDGANVELRDLVKKENFFLFGKTESEIMALKNNNYSPKTFINQCPELKEVIRLIEIGHFSNGDKELFKPLLNSLTGHDPFFVMADFEDYLNKQDVVSECWNNKKSWNKMALLNTARSGYFSSDRSIREYCKSIWKVSPMPVEITCDVEELTN from the coding sequence ATGGCCAATCCAATGAATTCCAACAAACCCTTCGATCTACGTTTGCCTACTCCAGGCTGCTACTTAGATCCTGAGAAAGCTGGCATGGATTCTGATGCTGTTTTCCAAGGAATGACAGCCCATCTCTTTTATACTCTTGGCAAGCTAGCTACATCTGCAAGTTCACACGACTTGTACATGGCTTTAAGTTACGCAGTTAAAGACAGGCTAATGACAAGATATTTAGCCAGCCAAGAAGTCATAAGAAAAAAACCACAAAAAACAGTCGCCTACTTATCAGCAGAATTTTTAATAGGCCCTCAATTAAGTAATAATCTGCTCAATCTTGGAATAACTAAAGAAGCAGAAGATGCTCTAAAGAGATTTGGAGTTGAATCATTGTCAACAATTCTCGAAGTTGAAGAGGAGCCTGGATTAGGTAATGGTGGACTTGGTAGACTTGCAGCTTGTTACATGGAATCATTAGCATCTCTACAAGTTCCAGCAGTTGGTTATGGTATTAGGTACGAATTTGGTATATTCAATCAGTTAATTAGGGATGGTTGGCAAGTTGAAGTAACTGATAAATGGCTAAAAGGTGGATGGCCATGGGAACTTCCACAACCTGACGAATCATGTTTTGTTGGTTTTGGAGGCAGAACTGAAAGTTATAGAGATGACAAAGGAAACTACAGATCAAGATGGATCCCTTCAGAACATGCGATTGGAGTACCTCATGATGTTCCAGTTTTAGGATACAGAGTAAATACATGTGACAGATTAAGATTATGGAGAGCTGACGCAACAGAAAGTTTTGACTTTTATGCATTCAATATTGGTGATTATTATGGTGCAGTAGAAGAAAAAGTTGCATCTGAGACTCTTTCAAAAGTTCTATATCCCAATGATGGAACTGACGAAGGTAGAAGATTAAGACTCAAACAACAACACTTTTTTGTAAGTTGTTCTCTTCAGGATATGTTGAGAAGCCTTGAAAAGAGATCAATACCAATTACAGAATTCCCTAAGCATTGGACAGTCCAATTAAATGATACCCATCCGGCTATTGCAGTTGCAGAATTAATGCGACTTCTTATTGACCAATATCAAATAGGTTGGGATAAAGCGTGGAACATAACAACATCCTCTGTTGCTTATACCAACCACACATTACTACCAGAAGCTTTAGAGAAATGGGATTTAGGTTTATTTAATGATCTTCTTCCTCGTCATCTAGAAATTATTTATGAAATTAATTGGAGATTTCTACAACAATTAAGACTACGATATCCTGGTGATGACAAGATCCTTCAAAAACTCTCAATAATTGATGAAGAAGGCTCCAAATCTGTTAGGATGGCCCATTTGGCTACAATTGGAGCACATCACATAAATGGTGTTGCAGCTCTTCACTCAGATCTAATAAAAAGACAACTTCTTCCGGAATTTGCAGCACTATGGCCTGAAAAATTTACAAATGTAACTAATGGGGTTACTCCAAGGAGATGGGTTGCCCTATCTAATCCATCATTATCTAACCTGCTAGAAGAAGAAGTTGGTCCAAATTGGATAACAAATATGGAACTTCTTAAAAAGTTAGAAGAAAAAAAAGATGACAACAATTTTTTACAAAAATTTGAAGAAACGAAGCTAGAAGGAAAAAGAAAATTAGCTAGTTTTATTCATTCAAAAACTGGAATACTTGTAGATCCATCAAGTTTATTTGATGTTCAGGTAAAAAGAATTCATCAATATAAAAGACAACATTTAAACGCCCTTCAAATTATTGCCCAATATTTGAGAATCAAAAATGGTATAAACAAGTTTGAAGTCCCAAGAACAATAATATTCGGAGGTAAAGCTGCGCCAGGTTACTTTATGGCAAAGCTAATGATTAGATTTATTAATGGAATTGCTGATGTAGTTAATTCTGATCCAGATATGGATGGTTTATTAAGAGTTGTTTTCCTACCAGACTATAATGTTAAACTTGGCGAAATAGTTTATCCTGCAACGGATCTTTCAGAACAAATTTCAACTGCTGGTAAAGAGGCATCTGGAACTGGAAATATGAAGTTTGCTATGAATGGAGCATTAACGATTGGAACCTTAGATGGAGCTAATGTTGAATTAAGGGATCTTGTGAAAAAAGAGAATTTCTTTCTTTTTGGTAAAACTGAAAGTGAAATTATGGCTCTAAAAAATAATAATTACTCCCCAAAAACATTTATTAATCAATGCCCAGAGCTGAAAGAGGTTATACGTCTAATTGAAATTGGCCACTTTAGCAATGGGGATAAAGAATTATTTAAACCTTTATTAAATAGCTTGACTGGACATGACCCATTTTTTGTTATGGCTGACTTTGAAGATTACTTAAATAAACAGGATGTAGTCAGTGAATGCTGGAATAATAAAAAATCTTGGAATAAAATGGCATTATTAAATACTGCTAGATCAGGATATTTTTCTTCAGATAGATCTATTAGAGAGTACTGTAAATCTATCTGGAAAGTCTCTCCAATGCCCGTTGAAATTACTTGTGATGTCGAAGAATTAACTAATTAA
- the glmS gene encoding glutamine--fructose-6-phosphate transaminase (isomerizing) has product MCGIVAVTGYKKALPLLINGLEKLEYRGYDSAGIAVINSETNSITCKKAEGKLKNLINNLNNDNIPGTVGIGHTRWATHGKPEFKNAHPHIDGSGTIAVVQNGIIENFQDLKIKLEKEGVIFNSDTDTEVIPHLIKRELNILSKLNLENNSSTLLVAVRNVISDLEGSYALAVLWADAPTSLVVARRQAPLIIGLGEGEFICASDTPAIANFTNIILPMEDDEIALLTPLGIEIYDANNERQYRNPVSLKVSEQIMDKMNFKHYMLKEIYDQPQTAKNWLDNYLIQNLEEGKYQINYPFDTKFFESIERIEIIACGTSKHAAMVGSFLLEQFSGIPTNVFYASEFRYSPPPLLPNTLTIGVTQSGETADTIAAIDMEIKRRSSIEDLNFKPNLIAITNRKESSIGRQVSNIIDICAGIEVGVAATKTFFAQLLSFYGLAIKFAEIKGSQNLDEISNLITELIKLPPLIEDLLEQHNKSSEKLAHDFFNIKDVIFLGRGINYPIALEGALKLKEISYIHAAGYPAGEMKHGPIALLDKKVPVISIASPGEVFDKVISNAQEAKARDSYLIGVAPECNGTEIFDYLMKVPPSNEWISPLLNIVPLQLLSYHIAAHRGLDVDQPRNLAKSVTVE; this is encoded by the coding sequence ATGTGTGGAATAGTTGCTGTAACAGGTTATAAAAAAGCTTTACCATTATTAATTAATGGCTTAGAGAAACTTGAATATAGAGGATATGATTCTGCAGGTATTGCAGTAATAAATTCTGAAACTAATTCTATTACTTGTAAAAAAGCAGAGGGAAAACTTAAGAACTTAATAAATAATCTTAACAATGACAATATTCCAGGAACTGTTGGTATTGGTCATACTAGATGGGCAACTCATGGAAAACCTGAGTTTAAAAATGCCCATCCTCACATCGATGGTTCAGGAACTATAGCGGTTGTTCAAAATGGCATTATTGAAAATTTCCAAGACTTAAAAATTAAATTAGAGAAAGAAGGCGTTATTTTCAATTCTGATACAGATACAGAGGTAATTCCTCATCTAATTAAAAGAGAATTAAATATATTAAGTAAACTCAACCTTGAAAATAACAGCTCAACACTTTTAGTGGCTGTGAGAAATGTAATATCTGATCTGGAAGGATCTTATGCCTTAGCCGTTTTATGGGCTGATGCTCCAACCTCCCTGGTAGTCGCAAGGAGACAAGCACCTCTGATTATTGGTTTGGGCGAAGGAGAATTTATTTGTGCAAGTGATACTCCAGCTATTGCAAATTTTACAAATATTATTTTGCCTATGGAGGATGATGAAATAGCTTTATTGACTCCTCTTGGAATAGAAATTTATGACGCAAATAATGAAAGACAATATCGAAATCCAGTTTCTCTAAAAGTCTCAGAGCAAATAATGGATAAGATGAATTTTAAACACTATATGTTAAAAGAGATATATGATCAGCCACAGACTGCAAAAAACTGGTTGGATAATTATTTAATTCAAAACTTAGAAGAAGGCAAGTATCAAATTAATTATCCTTTTGATACAAAGTTTTTTGAATCAATAGAAAGAATTGAAATTATCGCTTGTGGTACAAGTAAACATGCCGCAATGGTGGGTAGCTTTTTACTGGAACAATTTTCAGGTATTCCTACAAATGTCTTTTACGCAAGTGAATTCAGATATTCACCCCCCCCATTGCTGCCAAATACATTAACTATTGGAGTCACTCAATCTGGAGAAACTGCTGATACAATTGCAGCTATCGATATGGAAATTAAAAGACGGTCTTCGATTGAAGATTTAAATTTTAAACCCAATCTTATTGCAATAACAAATAGAAAAGAGAGCTCTATAGGAAGGCAGGTCTCAAATATAATTGATATTTGCGCAGGAATAGAAGTGGGAGTTGCAGCCACAAAAACTTTTTTTGCTCAATTACTTTCTTTTTATGGATTAGCTATTAAATTTGCAGAAATTAAAGGTAGTCAAAACTTAGATGAAATAAGTAATTTAATAACAGAACTTATAAAACTGCCTCCATTAATAGAAGATCTTTTAGAGCAACATAATAAATCTTCAGAAAAGCTAGCACATGATTTTTTTAATATAAAAGATGTTATTTTTTTAGGGAGAGGTATAAATTATCCTATTGCTCTTGAAGGAGCGTTAAAACTCAAAGAAATTAGTTACATACATGCTGCTGGATATCCAGCTGGTGAAATGAAACATGGTCCAATAGCTTTGTTAGATAAAAAAGTACCTGTAATTTCTATTGCTTCCCCTGGTGAAGTTTTCGATAAAGTTATCAGTAATGCTCAAGAAGCAAAAGCTAGAGATTCATATTTGATTGGAGTTGCACCTGAATGTAATGGAACTGAAATTTTTGATTATTTAATGAAAGTTCCTCCCTCAAATGAATGGATTTCACCTTTGCTTAACATAGTGCCTTTACAATTATTGAGTTACCATATTGCAGCTCATAGAGGACTTGACGTGGATCAACCAAGAAATTTAGCTAAAAGTGTAACTGTGGAATGA
- the rimM gene encoding ribosome maturation factor RimM (Essential for efficient processing of 16S rRNA) has protein sequence MINKNEWLTVGLITSCHGINGQVKVKSLSDFEERFLKPGIRWLQKENEPPSKIELISGFKQPGKETFIVKLLGINTRNHAEQLKKFKILVKTDKLPKLKKEEFHLLELINLEVKTVENNESKTIGKVIDLENEKNNLLVIELFKNQKKVLIPFVKEIVPLVDIKNNFLIINPPNGLLEL, from the coding sequence ATGATAAATAAAAATGAATGGTTGACTGTTGGATTAATAACATCATGTCATGGAATTAATGGACAAGTAAAGGTTAAATCTTTAAGTGACTTTGAAGAAAGATTTTTAAAACCTGGAATAAGATGGTTGCAAAAAGAAAATGAACCTCCTTCAAAAATTGAACTTATATCTGGTTTCAAACAGCCTGGTAAAGAAACATTTATAGTTAAATTGCTAGGAATAAATACAAGAAATCATGCAGAGCAACTGAAAAAATTTAAGATTCTTGTCAAAACCGATAAACTACCAAAACTTAAAAAGGAAGAATTCCACTTGTTGGAACTTATAAATCTTGAAGTCAAGACTGTAGAAAATAATGAATCAAAAACAATTGGGAAAGTTATAGATTTAGAAAATGAGAAAAATAATTTACTTGTTATTGAACTTTTTAAAAATCAAAAAAAAGTTCTCATACCATTTGTTAAAGAAATAGTTCCATTAGTGGACATAAAAAATAATTTTCTAATCATCAATCCTCCAAATGGACTTTTAGAGTTATAA
- the psaC gene encoding photosystem I iron-sulfur center protein PsaC: MSHAVKIYDTCIGCTQCVRACPLDVLEMVPWDGCKAGQIASSPRTEDCVGCKRCETACPTDFLSIRVYLGDETSRSMGLAY; encoded by the coding sequence ATGTCACACGCAGTTAAAATTTATGACACTTGCATTGGATGTACCCAATGTGTAAGGGCTTGCCCACTTGATGTTTTAGAGATGGTTCCATGGGATGGCTGCAAAGCTGGCCAAATTGCCTCATCGCCAAGAACTGAAGATTGTGTAGGTTGCAAGAGATGCGAAACCGCATGTCCCACTGATTTCTTAAGTATTCGTGTTTATTTAGGAGATGAAACTTCTAGGAGCATGGGCTTAGCATATTAA
- the tkt gene encoding transketolase encodes MVAASVSLESLCVNSIRMLAVDAVNKSNSGHPGLPMGCAPMGYALWQNILNHNPNNPKWFNRDRFVLSAGHGCMLLYSLLHLTGYKSVTIEDIKEFRQWGSKTPGHPETFETEGVEVTAGPLGAGISNAVGLAIAETHLAAKFNKPDCNIVDHYTYVIMGDGCNQEGIASEACSLAGHLKLGKLIALYDDNQITIDGRTDVSFTEDVLKRYEAYGWHIQHVEDGNHDVKGITEAIEKAKLIKDKPSIIKISTTIGYGSPNKSDTAGIHGAAVGEEEAALTREFLNWEYPPFEIPDEVYTHFRKSIDKGENLEKEWDCRFEEYQKKYPSEGAELKRMLKGQLPENWDSDLPSYSPDDKGLATRKHSQICLGALGPNLPELIGGSADLTHSNYTDIKGETGSFQPHSPEKRYLHFGVREHAMAAVLNGIAYHNSGLIPYGGTFLVFADYMRGSMRLSALSELGVIYVLTHDSIGVGEDGPTHQPIETIPSLRAMPNMLVFRPGDGNETSGAYKLAILNRKRPSALCLSRQGMHNQENTSIDKVALGGYVVSDCEGTPDLIFIGTGSELNLCIEASKQISNLGKKIRVVSMPCVELFEEQEESYKESVLPSCVKKRVVVEAAHSFGWHKYTGFDGICITMDRFGASAPGGECMKNFGFTVENVVNKTKEIL; translated from the coding sequence ATGGTCGCTGCATCTGTTTCATTAGAATCACTTTGTGTAAATAGTATAAGAATGCTTGCTGTAGATGCAGTAAATAAATCTAATAGTGGACATCCTGGATTGCCAATGGGTTGCGCTCCTATGGGTTATGCATTATGGCAAAACATACTTAATCACAACCCTAATAATCCAAAATGGTTCAACAGAGACCGTTTTGTATTATCGGCTGGTCATGGCTGTATGCTGTTATATTCTTTGCTTCATTTGACAGGATACAAATCAGTTACAATAGAAGATATCAAAGAATTTAGACAATGGGGATCTAAAACTCCTGGACACCCAGAAACATTTGAAACTGAAGGAGTTGAAGTTACAGCTGGGCCTCTTGGAGCTGGAATTTCTAATGCAGTTGGTCTAGCAATAGCTGAAACTCACTTGGCAGCTAAATTTAATAAGCCTGATTGTAACATCGTTGATCACTATACTTACGTCATAATGGGTGATGGCTGTAATCAAGAAGGTATCGCATCAGAGGCTTGCTCATTAGCTGGTCATTTGAAGCTTGGAAAATTAATTGCACTCTATGACGATAATCAAATCACAATTGATGGGAGAACAGATGTTTCCTTCACTGAAGATGTCTTAAAAAGATACGAGGCTTATGGATGGCATATACAACATGTCGAAGATGGTAATCATGATGTTAAAGGAATCACTGAAGCAATAGAAAAAGCAAAATTAATTAAAGACAAACCTTCAATTATAAAGATTTCTACAACAATAGGCTATGGATCGCCTAATAAATCAGACACTGCTGGAATTCATGGAGCAGCAGTTGGTGAAGAAGAAGCTGCATTAACTAGAGAGTTTCTAAATTGGGAATATCCTCCATTTGAGATACCAGATGAAGTATATACACATTTTAGAAAATCAATAGATAAAGGCGAAAACTTAGAGAAAGAGTGGGATTGTAGATTTGAAGAATATCAAAAAAAATATCCCTCTGAAGGAGCAGAGTTAAAAAGAATGTTAAAAGGCCAACTACCTGAGAATTGGGACTCAGATCTCCCTTCTTATTCACCTGATGATAAAGGGTTAGCCACCAGAAAGCATTCACAAATATGTTTAGGTGCTTTAGGTCCTAACCTACCTGAATTAATTGGCGGATCTGCAGATTTAACTCACTCTAATTACACAGATATCAAAGGGGAAACTGGATCATTCCAGCCACATAGCCCTGAAAAACGATATTTACATTTTGGAGTACGAGAGCATGCAATGGCAGCTGTACTTAATGGTATTGCCTATCATAATAGTGGTCTTATTCCTTATGGTGGAACCTTCCTTGTTTTCGCCGACTATATGAGAGGCTCAATGAGGCTTTCAGCACTCAGCGAATTAGGAGTGATCTATGTATTAACTCATGATTCAATTGGTGTAGGAGAAGACGGCCCAACACATCAACCTATCGAAACTATCCCTTCTCTTCGTGCAATGCCTAACATGCTAGTTTTCAGACCAGGAGATGGCAATGAGACGAGTGGAGCTTATAAGCTTGCTATTCTAAATCGTAAAAGACCTTCTGCCCTTTGTTTAAGTAGACAAGGTATGCACAATCAAGAAAATACTTCGATCGACAAAGTTGCTCTAGGAGGATATGTAGTTTCCGATTGCGAAGGCACACCAGATCTAATATTTATTGGTACTGGAAGCGAACTCAATCTTTGCATTGAAGCAAGCAAGCAAATTTCAAACTTAGGTAAAAAAATTAGAGTTGTTTCTATGCCTTGTGTCGAACTTTTCGAAGAGCAAGAAGAATCTTATAAAGAAAGTGTTTTACCTAGTTGCGTGAAAAAGAGAGTAGTAGTAGAAGCTGCCCATTCATTTGGTTGGCATAAATATACAGGTTTTGATGGGATTTGTATTACTATGGATAGGTTTGGTGCATCAGCACCAGGTGGTGAATGTATGAAAAATTTTGGATTTACAGTCGAAAACGTTGTCAATAAGACAAAGGAAATACTATAA
- the fabF gene encoding beta-ketoacyl-ACP synthase II, with protein MPNFHRVVITGIGAVTPIGNNIDEYLVGLQKGTNGVSDITLFNPEQHPCKFAAEVKNLQAENFIEAKESKRWDRFSQFGVIAAKQAFSDSGLEITEANSSRIGVIIGSGVGGLLTMESQAQILSHKGPKRVSPFTVPMMIPNMATGLAAIALGAKGPSSSVSTACAAGSNAIGDSFRLLQLGKADAMICGGAEASITPLGVAGFASAKALSCRNESPQTASRPFDAERDGFVIGEGAGILVLETLENAQKRNARIYAEIIGYGTTCDAHHITAPSPGGVGGAKAIKLAIEDASLKLEEVDYINAHGTSTSANDKNETSAIKSIFKDRSYLIPVSSTKSMTGHLLGGSGGIEAVACILSLTHNFIPPTINYVNPDPECDLDYVPNNAREAQIGVALSNSFGFGGHNVCLAFSKMN; from the coding sequence ATGCCAAATTTCCATCGAGTAGTTATTACCGGTATCGGAGCAGTAACTCCAATTGGTAATAACATTGATGAATATTTAGTTGGTCTTCAAAAAGGTACTAATGGAGTCTCGGATATTACGCTCTTTAATCCCGAACAACATCCTTGCAAATTTGCAGCAGAAGTAAAAAATCTTCAAGCTGAAAATTTTATTGAAGCTAAAGAATCCAAAAGATGGGATCGTTTTTCCCAGTTTGGAGTTATTGCTGCTAAGCAAGCCTTTAGTGATTCTGGACTTGAAATTACTGAAGCTAATTCTTCAAGAATTGGTGTAATTATAGGCTCTGGTGTTGGTGGCTTACTAACTATGGAAAGTCAAGCTCAAATTCTCAGTCATAAAGGACCTAAAAGAGTAAGTCCATTTACCGTCCCAATGATGATTCCAAATATGGCAACTGGATTAGCTGCTATTGCTTTGGGCGCAAAAGGACCAAGTTCCTCTGTTTCAACCGCCTGCGCTGCCGGTTCAAATGCAATTGGTGATTCTTTTAGATTACTTCAACTTGGAAAGGCAGATGCAATGATCTGTGGAGGAGCAGAAGCAAGCATTACGCCTCTCGGAGTAGCTGGTTTTGCCAGTGCCAAAGCTCTTTCTTGCAGAAATGAAAGTCCTCAAACTGCTAGCAGGCCTTTTGATGCAGAAAGAGATGGATTTGTTATTGGAGAGGGAGCTGGGATTCTTGTTCTAGAAACTTTAGAAAATGCACAAAAAAGAAATGCAAGGATTTATGCAGAAATAATTGGATATGGAACAACATGTGATGCTCATCACATTACTGCTCCATCGCCAGGGGGGGTAGGAGGCGCCAAAGCTATCAAACTAGCAATTGAAGACGCTTCTCTTAAACTTGAAGAAGTTGATTACATCAATGCTCATGGAACGAGTACATCAGCTAATGACAAAAATGAAACTTCTGCAATTAAATCTATTTTTAAAGACAGATCTTACCTCATTCCTGTAAGCTCTACTAAGTCGATGACTGGTCATCTCTTAGGAGGCTCAGGAGGTATAGAAGCTGTAGCTTGTATACTTTCTTTGACACATAATTTTATCCCTCCTACAATTAACTACGTCAATCCAGATCCTGAATGTGATCTTGATTATGTACCAAATAATGCAAGAGAAGCTCAAATAGGAGTTGCTCTTTCAAATTCTTTCGGATTTGGTGGTCACAATGTTTGCCTTGCTTTCAGCAAAATGAATTGA